In Treponema primitia ZAS-2, a genomic segment contains:
- a CDS encoding arylamine N-acetyltransferase family protein — MDYTIMSPEYFAPLPDLDMALARIGLRRSDVSSPGLENLRTLMDSCLMTVPFENLDIYDYKRQIDFCLPHLFEKFVINRRGGYCYESNGFFMGILEALGYTCSACQARILFGGNIMTPVAHRITIVTLGNTRYLCDVGFGGAGCAEGPVNLDDPGIQEIGGHQFSIRRHEGDILGDMTLVTHTPREASSGVPEGESGFYTFYTRPQSPLEFIALNNSMATNPVSMFSLNRVVRMRTPTGTLVIDNKIFRKTVNSEVVEEEITTNKRLYEILTGEFKMIVPKMSYSTDFPREWF; from the coding sequence ATGGATTATACGATTATGTCTCCCGAATATTTTGCCCCCCTGCCGGACCTTGATATGGCTCTGGCCCGTATTGGCCTCCGCCGGAGTGATGTTTCGTCTCCCGGTTTAGAAAATCTCCGCACCCTGATGGATTCCTGCCTGATGACCGTGCCCTTTGAGAATCTGGATATCTATGATTATAAAAGGCAGATAGATTTCTGCCTTCCCCATCTGTTTGAAAAATTTGTCATAAACCGGCGCGGCGGGTATTGCTATGAAAGCAATGGTTTTTTTATGGGAATTCTGGAAGCCCTGGGCTATACCTGTTCCGCCTGCCAGGCCCGTATTTTATTCGGCGGAAACATTATGACCCCCGTGGCCCACCGCATAACTATTGTTACTCTTGGGAACACACGGTATCTGTGCGATGTGGGCTTCGGCGGCGCAGGCTGCGCTGAAGGGCCGGTCAACCTTGATGATCCGGGCATTCAGGAAATAGGGGGACATCAATTCTCCATACGCCGCCATGAAGGTGATATCCTTGGCGATATGACCCTGGTTACCCATACACCGCGGGAAGCTTCGTCGGGAGTTCCGGAAGGGGAGTCGGGTTTTTATACTTTTTATACCCGGCCCCAGTCTCCTTTGGAATTTATCGCCCTGAATAACAGTATGGCAACTAATCCTGTTTCGATGTTTTCCCTAAACCGAGTGGTCCGTATGCGTACCCCCACGGGAACTTTAGTCATCGACAATAAAATATTCAGAAAAACGGTGAACAGTGAAGTTGTGGAAGAAGAAATTACCACCAACAAAAGGCTCTACGAGATTCTTACCGGTGAATTTAAGATGATTGTGCCTAAAATGAGTTACAGTACTGATTTTCCCAGGGAATGGTTTTAA
- a CDS encoding folate family ECF transporter S component: protein MSKTKKLVLASLLLAILIVVERLLSVQTPILRISFAFVPVTLSALLLGPVWSALVAGLGDVIGALLFPKGVFFPGFTLSSLVTGLIYGLCIYNPKSNKKFLQGLILANVLILIFVRMGLTSIWVAITTGRAWTFFVATRLTAALIMMPIQVGIMYLLKVFLDKPINRYLMDNRDQDPQTVPEAQ from the coding sequence ATGTCCAAAACAAAGAAACTTGTCCTTGCCAGTTTATTACTGGCCATCCTGATCGTTGTTGAAAGACTTCTAAGCGTTCAAACCCCTATACTCCGAATCAGTTTCGCCTTTGTCCCAGTTACCCTGAGCGCCTTGCTCCTGGGGCCGGTCTGGAGCGCCCTGGTGGCGGGCTTGGGGGACGTGATTGGGGCCCTCCTTTTTCCCAAGGGGGTCTTTTTCCCGGGCTTTACCCTGAGTTCCCTGGTCACCGGTTTAATCTACGGCTTGTGCATCTACAACCCCAAATCCAACAAAAAATTCCTCCAGGGCCTGATCCTCGCCAATGTCCTTATCCTGATCTTTGTCCGCATGGGGCTTACCAGTATCTGGGTGGCTATTACCACCGGCAGGGCCTGGACCTTCTTTGTGGCAACCCGGCTCACCGCAGCCCTGATCATGATGCCCATACAGGTGGGGATCATGTACCTGCTGAAAGTGTTTCTGGATAAACCTATAAACCGATACCTGATGGATAACCGGGATCAGGATCCCCAAACTGTCCCGGAAGCGCAGTAA
- a CDS encoding carbon monoxide dehydrogenase accessory protein CooC yields the protein MTYSIAMAGKGGVGKTTLCGLFLNYLAQTGKGPILAVDADANSNLNEVLGVEKTITLGDIREEIAKSEYAEKNPIPTGMSKQDYANFRFSAAVTEMDNYDLLAMGRTQGKGCYCFVNDLLRDQLEKYYQNYNYLIVDNEAGLEHISRGILPPVDLILLVSDCSRRGVEAAGRIAEMIGQLDFKANKVCLIVNRAPGGKLEQGLLDEIAEQKLNLIGVIPSDDSVYKFDAEGKPLVDLPDDSPIKKALGEIIKKLELK from the coding sequence ATGACGTACAGTATTGCCATGGCCGGAAAAGGCGGTGTGGGAAAAACCACCCTCTGCGGTTTGTTTTTGAATTACCTGGCCCAAACGGGAAAGGGTCCCATCCTTGCAGTGGATGCGGACGCTAATTCTAACCTGAATGAAGTCCTGGGGGTGGAAAAAACCATCACCCTGGGGGATATTCGGGAGGAGATTGCCAAATCGGAATATGCGGAGAAAAACCCTATTCCCACCGGGATGTCCAAGCAGGACTACGCCAATTTCCGTTTCAGCGCCGCGGTTACGGAAATGGACAATTACGATTTGCTGGCCATGGGGCGGACCCAGGGTAAGGGCTGTTATTGTTTTGTCAATGACCTGCTCCGGGATCAGCTTGAGAAGTACTACCAGAATTATAACTATCTAATAGTAGATAACGAAGCGGGGTTGGAGCATATCAGCCGGGGTATACTGCCTCCGGTGGACCTGATCCTCCTGGTGAGCGACTGTTCCCGCCGGGGTGTAGAGGCTGCAGGACGTATCGCCGAAATGATAGGCCAGTTGGACTTTAAGGCGAACAAGGTGTGCCTTATCGTGAACCGCGCCCCGGGTGGGAAACTGGAACAGGGGCTCCTGGACGAAATTGCCGAGCAAAAGCTTAACCTTATCGGTGTGATACCTTCGGATGATTCGGTCTATAAATTTGATGCTGAGGGGAAGCCCCTGGTTGACCTGCCCGATGATTCCCCCATTAAAAAAGCCCTGGGTGAGATCATCAAAAAATTGGAGTTAAAATAA
- a CDS encoding cyclodeaminase/cyclohydrolase family protein: MGFAEKSCVDFVTVLASKEPVPGGGGASALVGAVGTALGNMVGSLTVGKKKYADVEADIIRLKKDSDRIQADFIALIQRDAEVFAPLAKAYGLPKETEAEKAEKTRVMEAALKEACSVPVAIMKKCGEAIKVIEEFAAKGSKLALSDAGVGVLFCKAALSGASLNVFINTAAMTDRAYAEDINRQANALLNEYEPLADKIFKGVKDQLK, from the coding sequence ATGGGTTTTGCTGAGAAAAGCTGCGTTGATTTTGTTACCGTGTTGGCAAGCAAGGAACCGGTGCCCGGCGGTGGCGGCGCGTCCGCCCTGGTGGGCGCCGTAGGGACCGCTCTGGGCAACATGGTGGGCTCCCTTACGGTGGGCAAGAAAAAATATGCCGATGTGGAAGCGGACATCATCAGGCTGAAAAAAGATTCTGACCGTATCCAGGCGGATTTTATCGCCCTGATTCAGCGGGATGCCGAGGTCTTTGCACCCCTGGCCAAGGCTTACGGGCTACCCAAGGAAACCGAGGCTGAAAAGGCGGAGAAGACCCGGGTTATGGAAGCGGCCCTGAAAGAGGCGTGCAGTGTTCCTGTGGCGATCATGAAGAAGTGCGGCGAGGCTATCAAGGTTATTGAAGAATTTGCCGCCAAGGGCAGCAAGCTTGCCCTGAGTGACGCCGGGGTAGGGGTACTGTTCTGCAAAGCTGCCCTGTCCGGGGCCAGCCTCAACGTGTTCATCAATACCGCTGCCATGACCGACCGGGCCTATGCGGAAGACATCAATCGTCAGGCTAACGCACTCCTTAACGAGTACGAACCCCTGGCGGATAAGATTTTCAAAGGCGTAAAAGATCAGTTGAAATGA
- a CDS encoding ATP-binding cassette domain-containing protein: MSAPSLIEIKGLEYAYHSGARVLHDINLSVCKGEFVAIVGQNGSGKSTLARLMAGIDFPSAGQVLAGGINTRDKKLALDLRKTIGIVFQNPENQIVFEKVADDMAFALGNLGLDKDEIAVRIRETAAMMGIENFTDGFELSMGQKQRVAIAGVLAMRPECIIFDEPTAMLDPRGKKDIHSIIVDQHKRGLTVVYVTNVIDEVLSADRIIILSGGSVKYEFEKKDLFRNIDKLKELGLETPFIFESVDKLKSRGIDIELEDYTLDDLTEKIAEKVK; encoded by the coding sequence TTGTCCGCGCCTTCTCTGATAGAAATTAAGGGGCTGGAGTATGCCTATCATTCCGGCGCCAGGGTATTGCATGATATCAATCTTTCTGTTTGCAAAGGGGAATTTGTCGCCATTGTCGGGCAGAACGGTTCAGGCAAATCAACCCTGGCCCGGCTTATGGCGGGTATAGATTTCCCCAGCGCCGGACAGGTTCTGGCAGGGGGGATCAATACCAGGGACAAAAAGCTGGCCCTGGATTTGCGGAAAACTATTGGCATCGTGTTTCAGAACCCGGAAAACCAGATCGTCTTTGAGAAGGTGGCCGACGATATGGCCTTTGCCCTGGGCAACCTGGGGCTTGATAAGGATGAAATCGCTGTCCGCATTCGGGAAACCGCCGCCATGATGGGCATCGAAAACTTTACCGACGGCTTTGAACTGTCCATGGGGCAGAAACAGCGGGTTGCTATTGCAGGGGTGCTTGCCATGCGGCCTGAGTGTATCATCTTTGACGAACCCACCGCCATGCTGGATCCCCGGGGAAAGAAGGATATCCACAGTATCATTGTGGATCAGCATAAGCGGGGCCTCACGGTGGTTTATGTCACCAATGTTATTGACGAGGTACTTTCAGCGGACCGGATAATCATCCTCAGCGGGGGCAGTGTAAAATACGAATTTGAAAAAAAGGACCTGTTTCGCAATATCGATAAACTAAAGGAACTGGGTCTGGAAACCCCCTTCATTTTTGAAAGTGTGGACAAACTGAAAAGCCGGGGCATTGACATTGAACTGGAAGACTATACCCTGGACGATTTAACAGAAAAAATAGCAGAAAAGGTAAAATGA
- a CDS encoding bifunctional 5,10-methylenetetrahydrofolate dehydrogenase/5,10-methenyltetrahydrofolate cyclohydrolase produces MAQLLDGKVVAAALAESLKKDVEALKAKGVTPTLGIIRLGEKGPDISYEKGATKRAEEVGAAVKNYILPEDTTQEALLKVIKEANDDKGVHGILLFRPLPKHIDDNVARAALLPQKDMDGITDGSMAGIYSDSNQGYAPCTAESVIKILDHYKIDPSGKKVVVLGRSTVIGKPVSMLLLKKNGTVTVCHSKTQNLPAITQEADIVVVAMGRALSVGKESFKAGQYVVDVGVNPKPNGEKGTCGDVKFDEVEPIVAGISPVPGGVGSVTNCILISHVVDAAKKA; encoded by the coding sequence ATGGCTCAATTATTAGACGGGAAAGTAGTTGCCGCCGCATTGGCGGAGTCTCTTAAGAAAGATGTGGAAGCTCTCAAGGCAAAGGGTGTTACACCCACCCTGGGGATTATCCGTTTGGGTGAAAAAGGCCCGGACATTTCCTATGAAAAGGGCGCGACCAAGCGGGCCGAAGAAGTGGGCGCGGCGGTAAAAAATTACATACTCCCGGAAGATACAACCCAGGAAGCCCTGCTCAAGGTTATTAAAGAAGCGAATGATGATAAGGGTGTCCATGGCATCCTGCTCTTCCGCCCCCTGCCCAAGCACATTGATGACAATGTAGCCCGGGCAGCCCTGCTTCCCCAAAAGGACATGGACGGCATCACCGATGGTTCCATGGCGGGAATCTATTCCGATTCAAACCAGGGCTATGCCCCCTGTACCGCCGAATCGGTTATCAAGATCCTTGATCATTACAAGATCGACCCTTCGGGAAAGAAAGTGGTCGTTCTGGGCCGCAGTACGGTTATCGGAAAACCCGTATCAATGCTGCTGCTTAAAAAGAACGGAACCGTGACTGTCTGCCATTCCAAGACCCAGAACCTTCCTGCAATAACCCAGGAAGCGGACATTGTGGTGGTTGCCATGGGACGCGCTCTGAGCGTGGGCAAGGAAAGCTTTAAGGCCGGCCAGTATGTAGTTGACGTGGGCGTCAATCCCAAGCCTAACGGCGAAAAGGGAACCTGCGGTGACGTAAAATTTGACGAAGTGGAACCCATTGTGGCCGGTATCAGCCCGGTACCCGGGGGTGTAGGATCGGTTACCAACTGTATCCTCATCTCCCACGTGGTGGATGCTGCAAAGAAAGCGTAG
- a CDS encoding formate--tetrahydrofolate ligase codes for MAKGSDAVKKFIGSDIDIAQAVYPEHAYDVNEIAAKLSIPEKYIEQYGKYKAKIDYNYLNNELKSKPDGKLILVTAITPTPAGEGKTTTTVGVADGLSKIGKKVVVALREPSLGPVFGVKGGAAGGGWAQVIPMEDINLHFTGDFHAIGAANNLLAAMIDNHIYQGNKCNIDPRKIIWHRCVDMNDRQLRFIVDGLGGKANGASREDWFDITVASEVMAILCLSKDIDDLKARLGRIIVGYTYGKQSDNTEKPVTAGQINAQGAMAALLKDALKPNLVQTLEGTPAFIHGGPFANIAHGCNSIMATRLALKMGDYVVTEGGFGADLGAEKFLDIKCRFAGLKPSAVVIVATVRALKSHGGVAKADLEKENLDALEKGLPNLLQHVENITKVYNLPAVVAINAFPKDTKAELDLVEKKCKELGVNVALSEVWAKGGEGGQKLAEEVVKLCELPNKFTFSYDEKSSIKDKIEAIAKKIYHADGINILPVAQKQIAQLEKLGMDKVPICMAKTQYSFSDNPDLKGAPKGWTLTVRNIKISAGAGFIVALTGDIMTMPGLPPVPSAEKIDVDNTGKISGLF; via the coding sequence ATGGCTAAAGGTTCAGATGCGGTGAAAAAATTCATCGGTTCAGATATTGACATTGCCCAGGCGGTTTATCCTGAACACGCTTATGATGTCAATGAGATCGCAGCAAAATTAAGCATTCCTGAAAAATATATTGAGCAATACGGAAAATACAAAGCTAAGATAGACTACAATTACCTGAACAACGAGCTGAAGAGCAAACCTGATGGCAAGCTCATCCTGGTAACCGCCATCACCCCCACTCCGGCTGGTGAAGGCAAGACCACCACCACGGTTGGTGTGGCGGACGGTCTTTCCAAGATCGGCAAAAAAGTCGTAGTAGCCCTGCGCGAACCCTCCCTGGGGCCGGTATTCGGCGTCAAGGGCGGCGCGGCCGGCGGTGGCTGGGCTCAGGTCATCCCCATGGAAGACATTAACCTGCACTTTACCGGAGACTTCCACGCCATCGGCGCTGCGAACAACCTCCTGGCAGCCATGATTGATAACCATATCTATCAGGGCAACAAGTGCAATATCGACCCCCGCAAGATCATTTGGCACCGCTGCGTTGACATGAACGACCGCCAGCTCCGCTTCATCGTGGACGGCCTGGGCGGCAAGGCCAACGGCGCCTCCCGTGAAGACTGGTTCGACATCACCGTAGCCTCGGAAGTTATGGCCATACTCTGCCTTTCCAAGGACATCGACGATCTGAAAGCCCGGCTGGGCCGCATCATCGTTGGGTACACCTACGGCAAGCAGTCCGATAATACCGAAAAACCGGTTACCGCCGGCCAGATCAATGCCCAGGGCGCCATGGCTGCCTTGCTCAAAGATGCCCTGAAACCGAACCTGGTCCAGACCCTGGAAGGTACCCCCGCGTTTATCCACGGCGGCCCCTTTGCCAACATCGCCCACGGTTGTAACTCCATCATGGCCACCCGGCTTGCCCTCAAAATGGGCGACTATGTGGTAACCGAAGGCGGCTTCGGCGCTGACCTGGGCGCAGAAAAATTCCTGGACATCAAGTGCCGCTTCGCCGGGCTCAAGCCCTCCGCAGTAGTTATCGTTGCCACCGTCCGGGCCCTCAAGTCCCACGGCGGGGTAGCCAAGGCTGACCTTGAAAAAGAAAACCTTGACGCCCTGGAGAAAGGCCTTCCCAACCTGCTCCAGCACGTAGAAAACATCACCAAGGTGTACAACCTTCCGGCGGTGGTTGCCATCAACGCCTTCCCGAAAGACACCAAGGCTGAACTGGACCTGGTGGAGAAGAAGTGCAAGGAACTGGGCGTCAATGTCGCGCTTTCCGAAGTGTGGGCAAAAGGCGGCGAAGGCGGCCAGAAATTGGCCGAAGAAGTCGTAAAACTGTGCGAACTGCCCAACAAGTTCACCTTCAGCTATGACGAAAAATCTTCCATCAAAGATAAGATCGAAGCCATTGCGAAGAAGATCTACCATGCCGACGGCATAAACATTCTTCCTGTGGCGCAAAAGCAGATTGCCCAGCTCGAAAAACTCGGCATGGACAAGGTGCCGATTTGCATGGCCAAGACCCAATACAGCTTCTCCGACAACCCGGACCTCAAAGGTGCGCCGAAAGGCTGGACCCTCACGGTTCGTAACATCAAGATTTCCGCCGGCGCGGGCTTCATTGTAGCCCTTACCGGTGACATCATGACCATGCCCGGTCTCCCCCCTGTGCCCTCCGCCGAAAAAATCGACGTGGACAACACCGGGAAAATTTCCGGCTTGTTCTGA
- a CDS encoding methylenetetrahydrofolate reductase, giving the protein MKVSEILKTKKTFSFEVFPPKEKDGVPKLQKELDQLFQMKPDFISCTYGAMGTNVGESKEICKYIVDHKVNCVTHFTCIGKTAAELKAIFAEYVAMGLENGLAMRGDFQKDPVTGDIKSSTGGEFEHANQLISFLHKEFPQVCFAAAGYPERHLLASSLESDINYLKAKQDAGAELIMCQTCHDIPAYEKWVAQCRKAGIKLPIVIGIMPILSRRNAIDMTIPGAVPVELSRIVGQYSPPPPPPKSASEETLKQYDDLVKKYAGEFEKYGMEYTINEVKNYLKTDLQGVHFYALNKAEKVIKIVNDGNLIALCK; this is encoded by the coding sequence ATGAAAGTTTCAGAAATTCTGAAAACCAAGAAGACGTTTTCCTTTGAGGTGTTTCCCCCCAAGGAAAAAGATGGTGTTCCCAAGCTGCAAAAAGAATTGGATCAATTGTTTCAAATGAAGCCGGATTTTATTAGCTGTACCTATGGCGCCATGGGCACCAACGTAGGGGAGTCTAAGGAAATCTGCAAATACATCGTGGATCACAAGGTCAACTGTGTAACCCACTTTACATGTATTGGGAAAACAGCCGCCGAATTAAAGGCAATTTTTGCGGAATATGTGGCCATGGGGCTTGAAAACGGCCTTGCCATGCGCGGCGATTTTCAGAAAGATCCGGTCACCGGGGACATCAAGTCTTCCACAGGCGGCGAATTTGAACATGCAAACCAGCTTATCAGCTTTTTGCACAAAGAATTCCCCCAGGTGTGTTTTGCCGCTGCGGGTTATCCCGAAAGGCACCTCCTCGCCTCCAGCCTTGAAAGTGATATCAATTACCTCAAGGCGAAACAGGATGCAGGGGCCGAGCTTATTATGTGTCAGACCTGTCATGATATCCCCGCCTATGAGAAGTGGGTCGCCCAGTGCCGCAAGGCCGGTATCAAACTTCCCATTGTTATTGGCATTATGCCGATTCTTTCCCGCAGAAACGCCATCGACATGACCATTCCCGGCGCCGTTCCTGTGGAACTGTCACGGATCGTGGGCCAATACAGCCCCCCGCCCCCTCCGCCCAAGAGTGCTTCCGAGGAAACCCTCAAGCAGTACGATGATCTGGTCAAAAAATACGCAGGGGAATTTGAAAAATACGGCATGGAATACACCATCAACGAAGTAAAGAACTACCTGAAGACCGATCTTCAGGGCGTGCACTTCTATGCGCTCAACAAAGCTGAAAAAGTTATCAAAATTGTTAATGACGGCAACCTGATCGCACTGTGTAAGTAA
- a CDS encoding SpoIIE family protein phosphatase codes for MTELLAPGVIFVEVDYFQVKKAGQTAAGDIFLYQRSPSGGRIITTLSDGLGSGIKANVLASLTATMLNKFVSFDIPIKRSAELIINSLPVCSVRDLSYATFTLLDINHSSKDSCSLKILEYDNPPAIIVQNDKIIELEKDRIPIERKNKKTGPEKEIVSFSTWTAYPGDRIVFFSDGVTQAGMGSEAYPPGWGIENAKNFILKQIETTPLISARELSENLVTEAEYKDMTGAKDDITCAVVYFREPRDLLVFTGPPYHPESDKEIAETFVAFKGKKIVSGGTSAQIISRELGKKIERGNLLSGGGPPLSKIEGVDLVCEGILTLGATAELLEENKKVKNRKDSPAHRMTEYLLNSDRIVFLVGTKINEAHQDPTMPEELEIRRNVVKKIAALLEENFLKEVHIQYV; via the coding sequence ATGACCGAACTGCTGGCCCCGGGGGTCATTTTTGTTGAGGTGGATTATTTTCAGGTAAAAAAGGCCGGGCAGACCGCTGCGGGGGATATCTTTCTTTACCAGCGGAGCCCCTCAGGTGGCAGGATAATCACCACCCTTTCTGACGGCCTGGGAAGCGGCATTAAGGCAAATGTGCTGGCTTCCCTGACCGCAACAATGTTAAATAAATTTGTATCCTTTGACATACCCATAAAGCGTTCAGCAGAATTAATAATCAACAGCCTTCCTGTTTGCAGTGTGCGGGATTTAAGTTATGCCACCTTTACCCTGCTTGATATAAATCACTCAAGCAAAGATAGCTGTTCCCTGAAGATACTGGAATATGATAATCCCCCTGCCATCATCGTACAAAACGATAAAATAATAGAACTTGAAAAAGACAGAATCCCTATCGAACGGAAAAATAAAAAAACAGGGCCGGAAAAGGAAATCGTTTCCTTTTCCACATGGACCGCATATCCCGGGGACAGGATTGTCTTTTTTTCAGACGGGGTTACCCAGGCGGGCATGGGGTCAGAAGCCTACCCCCCGGGCTGGGGGATAGAAAATGCGAAAAACTTTATCCTTAAACAAATAGAAACCACCCCGCTTATAAGCGCCAGGGAACTTTCAGAAAACCTGGTAACCGAAGCGGAGTACAAGGATATGACCGGCGCAAAGGACGATATTACCTGCGCGGTGGTTTATTTCAGGGAGCCCCGGGATTTACTGGTATTTACCGGGCCGCCCTATCACCCTGAAAGCGATAAGGAAATTGCGGAAACCTTTGTTGCCTTTAAGGGCAAAAAAATTGTTTCCGGGGGGACCAGCGCGCAGATAATCTCCCGGGAACTGGGAAAGAAAATCGAAAGAGGCAATCTTCTGTCCGGGGGAGGGCCGCCCCTTTCTAAAATAGAAGGGGTTGACTTGGTATGCGAAGGAATACTGACTCTGGGGGCAACAGCGGAACTGCTGGAAGAAAACAAGAAAGTAAAAAATAGGAAGGATTCACCCGCCCATCGTATGACGGAATATTTACTGAACAGCGATAGGATTGTTTTTTTAGTGGGTACAAAGATTAACGAGGCCCACCAGGACCCGACTATGCCTGAAGAACTTGAAATCCGCAGAAACGTTGTCAAAAAAATTGCGGCCCTCCTTGAGGAAAATTTCCTCAAGGAAGTACACATTCAATACGTGTGA
- a CDS encoding energy-coupling factor transporter transmembrane component T family protein, with the protein MKNLLILLLFLGYTFIVFFTSNYYILGAYCLINIFVMILVHVKVKPALRYTAGILPFIIFAAAINFFLEDTNTALLFFIRLLVVCNVTHSFKYILSTTQLANAIETLFYPLKLFRVNPKDISLMICICIAFIPVLSRELEQIKQGLQAKGMEMRIKNVKYVLKPFLYGVFKRTDEISDALRAKAYME; encoded by the coding sequence ATGAAGAACCTGCTTATACTATTGCTATTTTTAGGTTACACCTTTATTGTATTTTTTACCTCAAACTACTATATCCTGGGGGCGTATTGCCTCATCAATATCTTTGTCATGATCCTTGTCCATGTAAAGGTTAAACCTGCTCTCCGCTATACCGCAGGTATCCTGCCTTTTATCATTTTTGCGGCGGCCATCAATTTCTTTCTGGAGGATACAAACACGGCGCTGCTTTTTTTTATACGCCTTTTGGTAGTCTGCAATGTTACCCACAGCTTTAAGTACATCCTCTCCACCACCCAACTTGCCAATGCCATAGAAACCTTGTTCTACCCCCTGAAACTATTCCGGGTGAATCCCAAGGATATAAGCCTCATGATCTGCATCTGTATCGCCTTTATCCCGGTGCTTTCCCGGGAGCTGGAACAGATCAAGCAGGGCTTGCAGGCCAAGGGCATGGAAATGCGTATAAAAAATGTCAAGTATGTACTGAAACCCTTCCTCTACGGTGTTTTTAAGCGGACCGATGAAATTTCGGACGCCCTCAGAGCCAAAGCATATATGGAATAG
- a CDS encoding bifunctional folylpolyglutamate synthase/dihydrofolate synthase, which produces MEKKSFPSFKTSQEVFDWLNQFVNPETVQPSSFRPERMDTIAAAAGHPELCAPSIHVAGSKGKGSVTGMITSVLEAMGLRTAQYVSPHIMDYRERITEGHRFLDERIYIEAGNELRNLEEALKDFSKPEYRIFSGNNANEGPPTYFELLTLYYFLCARMIHCDTLAVETGMGGRLDPTNIVESIVSVITVIELEHTEFLGNTITEVAGEKAGIIKPGKPVVLAEQCEEALELFRKTAAEKHSPLLYLPEIAEIRDLTVSEEGTNFTLSFKKEGFFPAPLKLSVSIPGAVQALNAALAAITLKTAFPSLDGETLQRGLRGFKIPARFEKLREDTPVIIDGAHTEKSVELCVNTFTALYGTGGMLIFGCAAGKNVEAMAAILAPAFSRIIITTPGNFKVSDPGRINGVFEKEVQRIKEKAGAAQTAPELLFIPETEKAIQYILTESRKAGLPVLGTGSFYLAAEIRGQV; this is translated from the coding sequence ATGGAAAAAAAATCTTTTCCTTCATTTAAAACATCTCAGGAAGTATTCGACTGGCTCAACCAGTTTGTAAATCCGGAAACAGTCCAGCCCAGCAGCTTCCGCCCCGAACGGATGGATACCATCGCAGCAGCGGCGGGGCATCCGGAACTGTGCGCCCCCTCTATTCATGTGGCGGGCTCCAAGGGCAAGGGTTCCGTTACAGGGATGATAACATCGGTTCTGGAAGCCATGGGGCTCAGAACTGCCCAGTACGTTTCCCCCCATATAATGGACTACCGGGAACGGATAACAGAGGGCCACCGTTTTCTTGATGAGCGCATCTATATTGAAGCGGGAAACGAACTGCGGAATCTGGAAGAGGCCCTGAAGGACTTTTCAAAGCCCGAATACCGTATCTTTTCCGGGAACAATGCCAACGAGGGGCCCCCCACCTACTTTGAGCTCCTGACTCTGTACTACTTTCTCTGCGCCCGGATGATACACTGCGATACCCTGGCGGTGGAAACCGGCATGGGAGGGCGGCTGGACCCCACCAACATTGTGGAGAGCATCGTTTCGGTGATTACGGTTATTGAACTGGAGCATACGGAATTCCTGGGCAACACCATTACGGAAGTGGCCGGCGAAAAGGCGGGGATCATCAAACCCGGAAAACCGGTTGTTCTGGCGGAACAGTGCGAAGAGGCCCTGGAGCTGTTCAGAAAAACTGCAGCGGAGAAACATTCGCCCCTGCTCTACTTACCGGAGATCGCCGAAATCAGGGATCTCACGGTCAGTGAAGAGGGCACCAATTTTACCCTGAGCTTTAAAAAGGAAGGCTTTTTCCCGGCGCCGCTGAAACTTTCGGTAAGCATACCCGGGGCCGTGCAGGCCTTGAACGCCGCCCTGGCTGCAATAACCCTGAAAACAGCCTTCCCCTCCCTGGATGGGGAAACCCTGCAACGGGGTCTCAGGGGCTTTAAAATCCCCGCCCGGTTTGAAAAACTGCGGGAGGATACGCCGGTGATCATTGACGGGGCGCATACTGAAAAAAGTGTGGAACTTTGTGTAAACACTTTTACTGCGCTTTACGGAACGGGGGGGATGCTCATCTTCGGCTGCGCTGCCGGAAAAAATGTAGAGGCCATGGCGGCGATCCTGGCCCCGGCCTTTTCCAGGATCATTATCACCACCCCGGGAAACTTCAAGGTGAGTGACCCGGGTAGGATAAACGGGGTCTTTGAAAAAGAAGTGCAACGTATAAAGGAGAAGGCCGGGGCTGCGCAAACGGCGCCGGAACTGCTGTTTATCCCGGAAACGGAAAAGGCCATACAGTACATTCTGACAGAAAGCCGAAAGGCGGGGCTACCGGTTCTGGGGACCGGGTCCTTCTACCTGGCGGCGGAGATACGGGGGCAGGTCTAA